In Kushneria marisflavi, the following are encoded in one genomic region:
- a CDS encoding ABC transporter permease — translation MTRSLYPALLRLMLATTLLVGLWQLIVILGAPRYMLPAPLSVLHTLIEQSGLLWHHALVTLGEIVAGFLCGTLLGTVTALTLSRWAFLRSTVLPLLLLTQAIPVFAIAPLLVLWFGYGPGSKVVMATLIIYFPIASTCYDGLRQTQPGWLDLVTTMGGSANRQLFYIRLPAALPSLASGLRMAATAAPIGAIIGEWVGSSAGLGYLMLQANGRMQTDLMFAALIVLLLITITLYFTVDRLCRLAMPWQPDHTGRHTLINGERS, via the coding sequence ATGACGCGATCTCTCTATCCCGCCCTGCTGCGACTGATGCTGGCGACCACGTTGCTGGTGGGGCTCTGGCAATTGATCGTAATTCTGGGCGCGCCGCGCTACATGCTGCCGGCGCCCTTGAGTGTCCTGCATACCCTTATCGAACAGTCCGGGCTTTTATGGCATCACGCACTGGTCACGCTCGGTGAAATCGTGGCCGGTTTTCTCTGCGGCACGCTTCTGGGCACGGTGACAGCTCTGACCCTATCGAGATGGGCCTTTCTGCGTTCGACCGTTCTGCCGTTGCTGTTGCTGACCCAGGCCATTCCGGTCTTTGCCATTGCACCGCTGTTGGTGCTCTGGTTCGGTTACGGACCGGGGTCGAAGGTCGTCATGGCGACATTGATCATCTACTTCCCTATCGCCTCGACCTGCTACGACGGCCTGCGTCAGACCCAGCCCGGCTGGCTTGATCTGGTCACCACCATGGGGGGCAGTGCCAATCGCCAGCTTTTCTACATTCGACTGCCGGCCGCCCTGCCATCTCTGGCGTCCGGACTTCGTATGGCCGCGACTGCTGCCCCCATCGGCGCCATCATCGGTGAGTGGGTAGGTTCCAGCGCCGGGCTTGGATATCTCATGCTTCAGGCCAACGGCCGCATGCAGACCGATCTGATGTTTGCTGCCCTGATCGTGCTGCTGCTGATCACCATCACGCTGTACTTTACTGTCGATCGTCTGTGTCGTCTGGCCATGCCCTGGCAGCCGGATCACACCGGCAGACACACGTTAATCAATGGAGAGAGATCATGA
- a CDS encoding ABC transporter ATP-binding protein gives MPLSDSSSSALAPDGLRVQKARLAFGTRVLFDDISLSLPSSSWSCLLGRSGCGKSSLLRMMAGLEVASDAHLSLVDTDDHPFEQRIAWMGQQDLLLPWRRVIDNVQLGAVMRGERHDRDRAMSLLEKVGLDWAANSYPQTLSGGERARIALARTLFEQAALVLMDEPFAALDAMTRLDIHAQACELLSDRIVLMVTHDPLEALRLSDQLLVMRGSPARIEQIMPPQGVPPRDPAATSISHHHGELLKALMEQAS, from the coding sequence ATGCCATTATCAGATTCCTCTTCCAGTGCCCTCGCGCCCGATGGGCTTCGTGTACAGAAGGCACGTCTTGCCTTTGGCACTCGAGTGCTGTTTGACGATATCTCCCTGTCTCTTCCGTCGTCCAGCTGGAGCTGCCTGCTGGGTCGAAGCGGGTGTGGCAAGAGTTCGCTTTTGCGCATGATGGCCGGACTTGAGGTTGCCAGTGATGCCCACCTGTCGCTGGTGGATACCGATGACCACCCTTTCGAGCAGCGCATTGCCTGGATGGGTCAGCAGGACCTGCTGCTGCCCTGGCGCCGCGTCATCGATAATGTGCAGCTGGGAGCGGTCATGCGCGGCGAGCGACATGATCGTGACCGGGCCATGTCGCTTCTTGAAAAGGTTGGCCTTGACTGGGCGGCCAACAGCTATCCGCAAACTCTGTCCGGCGGTGAGCGCGCTCGAATTGCTCTGGCGCGTACCCTGTTTGAGCAGGCAGCGCTGGTGTTGATGGATGAGCCCTTCGCTGCGCTGGATGCCATGACCCGCCTCGATATTCATGCCCAGGCCTGCGAACTGCTGTCAGACCGTATTGTACTAATGGTGACGCATGATCCCCTCGAGGCACTGCGACTGAGTGATCAATTGCTGGTCATGCGGGGTAGCCCTGCCCGTATCGAGCAAATCATGCCGCCACAGGGCGTTCCACCGCGTGATCCGGCAGCAACCTCGATCAGTCATCATCACGGCGAGCTTCTAAAGGCGCTGATGGAGCAGGCCTCATGA
- the mntR gene encoding manganese-binding transcriptional regulator MntR, whose protein sequence is MPSTSHHEHFERVRQDHQRELVEDYVEEIAHLHRHLGEARASDLADRFGVSPAAVSKVVTRLKRDGLVNARPYRGIFLTDQGEELAHKVAARHRVVLQALLALGVPESIARADSEGIEHHCSDETVAAMHRFLADNPHLVPDSISRMTSR, encoded by the coding sequence ATGCCATCAACGTCCCACCACGAACATTTTGAGCGCGTGCGCCAGGATCACCAGCGTGAACTGGTGGAGGACTATGTCGAGGAAATAGCGCATCTGCATCGCCATCTGGGAGAAGCACGTGCCAGCGACCTTGCTGATCGTTTTGGCGTCAGTCCTGCCGCAGTGTCCAAGGTGGTCACGCGTCTAAAACGGGATGGATTGGTCAATGCACGCCCCTACCGCGGAATTTTTCTGACTGATCAGGGTGAAGAGCTGGCTCACAAGGTGGCAGCGCGCCATCGGGTCGTGCTTCAGGCGCTTCTGGCTTTGGGGGTCCCCGAGAGCATTGCACGGGCCGATTCCGAAGGGATCGAGCATCACTGCAGCGATGAAACCGTGGCGGCCATGCACCGTTTTCTGGCCGATAATCCTCACCTGGTACCGGATTCCATTTCCCGCATGACCAGCCGTTAA
- a CDS encoding ABC transporter substrate-binding protein, with translation MKRVRDRLWFAALMTVLLTGAVRADERTDENAPAPLSSPPESSLRLMLDWYVNPSHGPIIIAQQKGYFRDLGLNVTIDAPADPTAPPKLVAAGREDLALGYQPQLHLQVDEGLPIKRVGTLIGTPLNVLMVSADSDIHQIEDLKGKRIGYSVGGVEEVLLAAMLKHSGLDMSDVELVNVNFALTPALLSQQVDAVTGAFRNFEPAQLAQEGVEGRAFFIEEEGVPIYDELIFLANTETLDEKRPLISRFLKAVEKATMWIVNHPEQSWETFKTYDRSLDNEVNHKAWEASIARFALRPAALDTARYRDFENFLLDRGVIKKRAPVDRLAEDINATGR, from the coding sequence ATGAAAAGAGTACGGGATCGTTTATGGTTCGCGGCGCTCATGACCGTTTTGCTGACCGGTGCCGTTAGAGCCGATGAGAGGACTGACGAAAACGCACCGGCACCGCTGTCCTCGCCTCCCGAGTCGTCCCTGCGTCTGATGCTGGACTGGTACGTCAACCCAAGTCACGGACCAATCATCATTGCCCAGCAAAAGGGATATTTTCGTGACCTTGGCCTGAACGTCACCATTGATGCTCCAGCCGACCCGACCGCGCCACCCAAGCTGGTCGCCGCAGGCCGCGAGGATCTGGCGCTGGGATATCAACCTCAGCTGCATCTGCAGGTTGATGAGGGGCTTCCGATCAAACGTGTCGGCACATTGATCGGTACCCCACTGAACGTACTGATGGTAAGCGCCGACAGTGATATTCATCAGATTGAGGATCTCAAGGGCAAGCGGATCGGCTACTCGGTTGGGGGTGTCGAAGAGGTTCTGCTGGCGGCGATGCTCAAGCATTCCGGCCTTGATATGAGCGATGTCGAACTCGTCAACGTCAACTTTGCCCTGACGCCTGCCCTGTTGAGCCAACAGGTTGATGCCGTAACAGGTGCCTTTCGCAATTTCGAGCCGGCTCAACTGGCGCAGGAAGGGGTTGAAGGACGCGCCTTTTTTATTGAGGAAGAAGGCGTTCCCATCTATGACGAGCTGATCTTTCTGGCCAACACCGAAACGCTGGATGAAAAGCGTCCGCTGATATCGCGCTTTTTGAAGGCCGTTGAGAAGGCCACGATGTGGATCGTGAATCATCCCGAGCAGAGCTGGGAGACGTTCAAGACGTATGACCGATCACTGGATAACGAGGTCAATCATAAGGCCTGGGAAGCCAGCATTGCTCGCTTCGCACTTCGCCCGGCAGCGTTGGACACGGCGCGCTATCGTGATTTCGAGAATTTTCTGCTGGATCGCGGCGTCATCAAAAAACGAGCACCGGTTGATCGACTGGCAGAAGATATCAACGCCACTGGTCGGTGA